In Zhaonella formicivorans, one DNA window encodes the following:
- a CDS encoding YcdB/YcdC domain-containing protein: protein MVKKSFAVLLIISLLISVLPAAAFAGEQPAGAITLEKAIEIAKGFFQIPKEYDQFDSSYEQNEFSDVWSLRWYPGKNNEGTYGEVNVRIDATTGEVAGYSYYSSKDYQGEISSLPKITKKEGEKIALDFIKKVAPSKADEIVLKPNQQIYYGAPVFHSYQFNRVINGIEYPANNINMEINGQTGEVRNFWVNWENLSAAPAKAKLSPSDAQKIFNDKFGIELRYFKPYSENRIPKQVKLIYEIVNPYQVNIDALTGEIIREEMFYPYFKEMYDMGGAGGAYPAESKLEPYEQKAVDELKDVISKEEALSIAEKAIDLPSTFKLRGAQLFRDWEFPELKIWSFNWNVEEKDHYGWASVEVDAKTGKVLAFDFNEDYAKPVSEGQKTEQKPLVIKTREEAEKVVQNYLKENFPAVVDNLRPQQDFDYELRLKFGDAPEKELPSYYFRYERVVDGIPFANNYVNATVNSYTGKLSNFRIRFLDVEFPQKDNVLDKAKFTEDFFAKNPMNLVYIKDRDRNLRLVYKLAPIESFRFDAVTGQKLGWNGEPLKEKANPEITDIQGHWAAKDIETLNELGMLTVNDGLFKPEAEISQAELMKMLVKINNGYLSDATEGNWYDPYYRRAKEMGLILEKEVNPTAAVTREEMAKFLTRMLIWDKVATLDIYKLNNYKDVDKISKGYLGYVAIASELELMTGDGSNWNPQTKVKKGEASVITVRFMKLEKNRVY from the coding sequence GTGGTGAAAAAAAGTTTTGCAGTTTTACTGATTATCAGCTTGCTCATCTCCGTGCTGCCGGCAGCTGCTTTTGCCGGAGAGCAACCGGCAGGCGCAATAACACTGGAAAAAGCCATCGAAATTGCCAAAGGCTTTTTCCAAATTCCCAAAGAATATGACCAGTTTGATTCAAGCTACGAACAAAATGAATTCAGCGACGTCTGGTCCCTGCGGTGGTATCCCGGCAAAAACAACGAGGGTACTTACGGGGAGGTTAATGTCAGGATTGATGCCACTACCGGTGAAGTGGCAGGCTATAGTTACTACAGTTCCAAGGACTACCAGGGGGAAATAAGCAGCCTGCCAAAAATCACAAAAAAAGAAGGGGAAAAAATTGCTCTGGATTTCATCAAGAAAGTGGCTCCTTCCAAAGCTGATGAAATAGTCCTAAAACCTAACCAGCAAATTTATTACGGCGCACCTGTATTCCATTCCTATCAATTTAACCGTGTGATCAATGGAATTGAATACCCCGCCAATAACATCAACATGGAAATCAACGGGCAGACAGGCGAGGTCCGCAATTTCTGGGTAAACTGGGAAAACTTAAGCGCCGCTCCCGCTAAAGCCAAACTTTCCCCCAGTGATGCCCAAAAGATTTTCAATGACAAGTTCGGTATTGAACTAAGGTACTTTAAACCCTATTCCGAGAACAGAATTCCAAAGCAGGTAAAGCTGATCTACGAAATAGTCAACCCCTACCAGGTGAATATTGATGCTCTGACAGGGGAGATAATCAGGGAAGAAATGTTTTATCCCTATTTTAAAGAAATGTATGATATGGGAGGCGCCGGAGGTGCTTATCCCGCCGAATCGAAGCTTGAGCCCTACGAGCAAAAGGCGGTTGATGAGCTGAAGGATGTAATCTCCAAGGAGGAAGCACTGTCCATCGCAGAAAAAGCCATAGATTTGCCGTCTACTTTTAAATTGCGCGGTGCCCAGCTGTTCAGGGACTGGGAATTCCCGGAACTGAAAATATGGAGCTTTAACTGGAACGTGGAGGAAAAGGACCACTATGGCTGGGCCAGCGTGGAAGTGGATGCTAAGACAGGAAAAGTGCTAGCTTTCGATTTCAACGAAGACTATGCTAAGCCGGTGTCCGAAGGGCAAAAAACGGAGCAGAAGCCCCTTGTGATTAAAACCCGGGAAGAAGCGGAAAAAGTAGTGCAAAATTACCTTAAGGAAAACTTCCCGGCAGTAGTTGACAACCTGCGGCCGCAACAGGATTTTGACTATGAACTGCGCCTCAAATTCGGGGACGCCCCGGAAAAGGAACTGCCCAGTTACTATTTCAGGTACGAGCGGGTTGTAGACGGCATTCCTTTTGCTAATAATTATGTAAATGCTACGGTTAACAGCTACACGGGTAAGCTGAGCAATTTCCGTATTCGCTTCCTGGATGTGGAATTTCCGCAAAAGGATAATGTGCTGGATAAAGCTAAATTCACTGAAGATTTCTTTGCTAAAAACCCCATGAACCTGGTGTACATCAAGGACCGGGACAGAAACCTGCGCCTGGTCTATAAACTGGCCCCCATTGAAAGCTTCCGCTTTGACGCAGTTACGGGCCAGAAGCTGGGCTGGAACGGCGAGCCTTTGAAGGAGAAGGCAAACCCCGAAATAACCGATATTCAAGGTCACTGGGCTGCAAAGGATATCGAAACCCTAAACGAACTGGGGATGTTGACAGTAAATGACGGGCTGTTCAAACCCGAAGCCGAAATCAGCCAAGCCGAATTAATGAAAATGCTGGTTAAAATCAATAACGGCTACCTTTCAGACGCCACCGAAGGCAACTGGTATGACCCTTATTACCGCCGGGCCAAAGAAATGGGCTTAATTTTGGAAAAAGAAGTTAACCCCACAGCTGCCGTAACCAGGGAAGAAATGGCCAAATTCTTAACCCGAATGCTTATCTGGGATAAAGTTGCCACTCTCGATATTTACAAGTTAAACAACTACAAGGATGTAGATAAGATCTCCAAAGGCTACCTGGGCTACGTAGCAATTGCCAGCGAGCTGGAGCTCATGACCGGCGACGGCTCCAACTGGAACCCACAGACTAAAGTGAAAAAAGGCGAAGCCAGCGTAATTACCGTGAGATTTATGAAGCTGGAGAAGAACCGGGTATATTAA
- a CDS encoding arsenic resistance protein, whose product MFKKIYFYPSKNLVVAIPVVLVTGFLLGYFFDLSFLKKYILWATFLMIYPTMIGFKLSETVSLTHWRVLGWSLVINFVLIPLLAYLLGLGFFTAEPQLFAGLAIASLLPTSGMTISWTMLSKGNVPAAIKLTVISLVLGSLLAPWYLLAMVGKYVPINIVEIFKTIVIVVVSPLILGNITHRLLIKKYSPERFQKELKPLFPAASVWAMLFVIFSSISMKAKMILSQPELLLISLVALVVFYLANFLVSTLVGRWTMDRADSFALVYGTVMRNLSISLGIAVTAFGAKAALIVTLAFIIQVQGAAWYGKLAQKYSFFPEKGVKMAAPVQEA is encoded by the coding sequence ATGTTCAAAAAAATCTATTTTTACCCCTCAAAAAATCTGGTAGTAGCAATCCCCGTGGTACTTGTGACAGGTTTTCTGCTGGGCTATTTTTTTGACTTATCCTTTTTGAAAAAATATATTCTCTGGGCCACTTTTTTGATGATTTACCCAACCATGATCGGTTTTAAGCTGAGCGAGACAGTCAGCCTAACTCATTGGAGAGTGCTTGGTTGGTCCTTGGTAATTAATTTTGTGCTGATACCTCTGCTTGCTTATTTGCTCGGACTGGGTTTCTTTACCGCTGAGCCTCAGTTATTTGCCGGGCTGGCTATTGCTTCCCTGCTTCCCACCAGCGGAATGACTATATCCTGGACTATGCTAAGCAAAGGCAATGTGCCTGCCGCCATCAAACTTACGGTAATAAGCTTGGTGCTAGGCTCCTTGCTGGCTCCCTGGTACCTGCTGGCTATGGTTGGCAAGTATGTGCCAATCAACATAGTCGAGATTTTTAAGACTATTGTTATTGTAGTGGTTTCGCCTTTAATTCTGGGCAATATAACCCATAGGCTATTAATAAAAAAATATTCCCCAGAACGATTTCAAAAAGAGCTTAAACCGCTTTTTCCAGCTGCCAGCGTTTGGGCTATGCTTTTTGTCATTTTTTCCAGTATCAGCATGAAAGCCAAAATGATCCTCAGCCAGCCCGAGTTGCTCCTTATTTCCCTGGTCGCCTTAGTCGTCTTTTATCTGGCTAATTTCCTGGTAAGTACGCTGGTAGGCCGTTGGACCATGGACAGGGCGGACAGTTTTGCCCTGGTCTACGGTACGGTGATGCGGAACCTTTCAATTTCGCTGGGGATTGCGGTGACTGCATTTGGTGCCAAAGCTGCCTTAATTGTTACCCTGGCTTTCATTATCCAGGTGCAGGGGGCAGCCTGGTACGGCAAACTGGCGCAAAAGTATTCCTTCTTCCCTGAAAAAGGGGTTAAAATGGCAGCCCCCGTACAGGAAGCCTGA